The following are encoded together in the Coturnix japonica isolate 7356 chromosome 8, Coturnix japonica 2.1, whole genome shotgun sequence genome:
- the LAMC2 gene encoding laminin subunit gamma-2, translated as MAACWLLTLAVSLLPAALSTNGGEACDCNGMSRQCVFDWQLLMETGNGYRCLGCMGNTAGVHCERCKDGYYRQWDGDCCLPCHCHPHGSLSTQCDGNGRCSCKPGVMGEKCDRCQPGFHSLSEAGCQRYGQSQLCACDPAGTADCISGRCICKVGVTGERCDRCKQNFYNLDARNLAGCSPCFCYGHSSSCVSAENYSVHKITSTFQQGPEGWTGVHEDGSPAELEWSPRHQDVFIAARRWEALYFVAPAKFLGNQQLSYGQTLSFDYRLDRGGRLPSPHDVILEGGGLRVTAPFLPSGKVLPCGVSETYTFRLDEHPSSKWSPRLNYFEYRRLLGNLTALWIRATFGEYSTGYIDNITLVSAQPTAGVLAPWVEQCQCPDGYQGQFCERCAAGYRRDAPHMGPFSICVPCNCHGGGICDPDTGECYSGDENVGNIISCPFGSYRDPRPPHSCRACPCGHGQSCSVLPGREEVVCDHCPPGAAGPSCEFCADGYFGDPAASQPCQLCQCNGNVEPNAVGNCDRRTGECLKCIYNTAGFHCERCKDGFFGNPLAPNPADKCRACSCNSVGAEPLKCRNDGSCICKPGFGGPNCEQSECPACYSQVKAQVDLYLQQLQEMELLSSEVKNGGGAVGQELERKMQLAEETLQAILREALSLQASDRSLESRVTRLKGQGSTCQSRLDDAKAAVERLMSLGRQYERQAQDVRRLLETARLDLSRSGASLSRADIPVSHFPGGSNKILLLAQEALSLADSHMQAANIIQQAAKAAQDDSQQALELLQAAVSGDAEVPGSLQGLLRKYEELKSLAGGLEADANRIVTEADKAYQSSLMILSSLSRLTKTSFGSFEGEASQLKQDAAGLLSTVDMYMAQYRQLQSHMGRWEEEIKKLLQRGEGERAMLTQLLSRANLARSTALQAVSAGNATFYEVEQILKSLRGFNLQADDKRREAEDAMRRLQVISSMVTSAKEKTDRAEAILGNAAAESKAASSTAGEAKEITFGIQKEITRLRLEANKTADGVLMLEKAVAALQHEAKEVDGEFQSKVSEAEADAAMIQETTKEAQDVHTKAGQTGVMVQETLGVLEELLRLMNQPGAVDEEGLKQLELNFSKAKTKTNQLKEQMSELEQRAMLQKGRVQKLDSSIDEILADIRNLEDIQRSLPPGCYNTKAIELP; from the exons ATGGCCGCATGCTGGCTCCTCACCCTGGCTGTgtccctcctgcctgcagccctgagcaccaACGGAGGAGAAG cttgTGACTGCAATGGGATGTCCAGGCAGTGTGTCTTTGACTGGCAGCTGCTGATGGAGACGGGCAATGGGTACCGCTGCCTCGGCTGCATGGGCAATACAGCGGGTGTCCACTGTGAGCGCTGCAAGGATGGATACTACCGCCAGTGGGATGGGgactgctgcctgccctgccacTGCCACCCCCACG GCTCCCTCAGCACACAGTGTGACGGCAATGGCCGCTGCAGCTGCAAGCCCGGCGTGATGGGTGAGAAATGTGACCGCTGCCAGCCAGGCTTCCATTCCCTCTCCGAGGCCGGGTGCCAGAGATATGGGCA gagccagctgtgtgcctgtGACCCCGCTGGCACAGCGGACTGCATCTCGGGCCGTTGTATCTGCAAGGTCGGTGTCACCGGTGAGCGGTGTGACAG GTGCAAACAAAACTTCTATAACTTGGATGCTAGGAATCTGGCTGGGTGCTCTCCATGCTTCTGCTATGGACATTCATCCTCATGTGTCAGTGCTGAGAATTACAGTGTCCACAAGATCACCTCCACCTTCCAGCAAG GTCCTGAAGGTTGGACAGGTGTCCATGAAGACGGGTCCCCAGCCGAACTCGAATGGTCTCCACGCCACCAGGATGTGTTCATAGCAGCAAGGAGATGGGAAGCGCTGTATTTCGTGGCACCTG CCAAATTCCTCGGGAACCAACAGCTGAGCTATGGCCAGACTCTCTCCTTTGATTACCGCCTGGACCGAGGGGGGCGGCTGCCTTCTCCCCATGATGTGATCCTTGAAGGAGGTGGACTCCGAGTCACTGCCCCCTTCTTGCCCTCTGGGAAAGTCCTACCCTGTGGTGTCAGCGAGACCTACACCTTCAG GTTGGACGAGCACCCAAGCAGCAAGTGGAGCCCCAGGCTGAACTACTTTGAGTACCGCAGGCTGCTGGGAAACCTGACTGCCCTCTGGATCCGAGCCACCTTTGGGGAGTACA GCACCGGCTACATCGATAACATCACCCTGGTGTCAGCACAGCCCACTGCCGGCGTCCTGGCACCTTGGGTGGAGCAGTGCCAGTGCCCCGATGGCTACCAGGGGCAGTTCTGTGAGCGATGTGCTGCTGGCTACAGGAGGGATGCACCTCACATGGGGCCGTTCAGCATCTGTGTGCCCTGCAACTGCCACGGAGGAGGGATCTGTGACCCAGATACTG GCGAATGCTACTCGGGAGATGAAAATGTGGGGAACATCATCAGCTGTCCATTTGGCTCCTACCGAGACCCCCGGCCcccacacagctgcagagcatgTCCCTGTGGCCACGgccagagctgctcagtgctgccaggcaGGGAAGAGGTTGTCTGTGACCATTGccctcctggagctgcag GGCCCAGCTGTGAGTTCTGTGCCGATGGCTACTTTGGAGatcctgcagcctcccagccatgccagctgtgccagtgcaaCGGCAACGTGGAGCCCAACGCTGTAGGGAACTGTGATCGCCGGACAGGAGAGTGCCTCAAGTGCATCTACAACACGGCTGGCTTCCACTGTGAGCGCTGCAAGGATGGCTTCTTTGGGAACCCCTTGGCCCCCAACCCTGCTGACAAGTGCCGAG cctgcagctgcaacTCAGTGGGGGCTGAGCCCCTGAAGTGCCGGAATGATGGGAGCTGCATCTGCAAGCCTGGTTTTGGGGGTCCCAACTGTGAGCAGAGTGAGTGCCCAGCCTGCTACAGCCAAGTGAAAGCCCAG GTGGACCTgtacctgcagcagctgcaggagatggagcTGCTTTCATCAGAGGTGAAAAATGGAGGTGGGGCTGTGGGCCAGGAGCTGGAGAGGAAGATGCAGCTGGCTGAGGAGACACTGCAGGCCATCCTCAGAGAAGCTCTCAGCCTGCAAG CTTCTGACAGATCCCTAGAAAGCCGTGTGACCAGGCTGAAGGGACAAGGGTCCACCTGCCAGAGCCGCTTGGATGATGCCAAGGCAGCAGTGGAGAGACTGATGTCTCTGGGCAGGCAATACGAGCGGCAGGCACAAGATGTCAGGAGGCTGCTGGAGACAGCCAGGCTGGACCTGAGCCGCAGTGGAGCCTCTCTGAGTCGAGCG GATATTCCGGTTTCACACTTTCCTGGAGGCTCAAACAAGATCTTGCTCCTGGCCCAGGAGGCTCTGAGTCTAGCTGACAG CCACATGCAGGCAGCCAACATCATCCAGCAGGCGGCGAAGGCAGCACAGGACGACTCACAGCAGgcactggagctgctgcaggcagcagtgagcgGGGATGCAGAGGTGCCAGGCTCCCTGCAAGGGCTGCTCAGGAA GTATGAGGAGCTGAAGTCGCTGGCTGGAGGCCTGGAGGCTGATGCCAACAGGATAGTCACTGAAGCAGACAAGGCTTATCAGAGCAGCCTGATGATCCTCAGCTCTCTGTCCCGCCTGACCAAGACCAGTTTTGGGTCCTTTGAG GGGGAGGCTTCCCAATTGAAGCAGGATGCAGCTGGTCTTTTGAGCACGGTGGACATGTACATGGCACAGtacaggcagctgcagagccacATGGGCCGCTGGGAGGAAGAAATCAAGAAGCTTTTGCAGAGAGGAGAAGGCGAGAGAGCG ATGCTGACTCAGCTGCTGTCCCGAGCCAACCTTgccaggagcacagccctgcaggctgtgagcGCTGGCAATGCCACCTTTTATGAAGTGGAACAGATCCTGAAGAGTCTGCGTG GGTTTAACCTGCAGGCAGATGACAAGAGAAGGGAAGCTGAGGATGCAATGAGGAGGCTCCAGGTTATCAGCAGCATGGTGACAAGTGCCAAGGAGAAGACTGACAGAGCTGAAGCCATCCTGggcaatgctgctgctgaatccaaggcagccagcagcactgcaggggaaGCAAAGGAGATCACCTTTGGGATCCAGAAG GAGATCACACGGCTCAGGCTGGAGGCCAACAAGACAGCTGATGGTGTCCTCATGCTGGAGAAGGCAGTGGCAGCCCTGCAACATGAGGCCAAAGAAGTGGATGGAGAATTCCAGAGCAAGGTTTCAGAAGCTGAGGCAGATGCTGCCATGATACAGGAG actACCAAGGAAGCTCAAGATGTCCATACCAAGGCTGGCCAGACTGGGGTGATGGTGCAGGAGACATTGGGTGTCCTAGAGGAGCTGCTGCGTCTGATGA accagCCTGGTGCTGTGGATGAGGAAGGCCTGAAACAGCTTGAGCTGAATTTCAGCaaagccaaaaccaaaaccaaccagcTGAAGGAACAGATGTCAGAGCTCGAGCAGAGAGCCATGCTGCAGAAGGGCCGGGTACAGAAACTGGACAGCAGCATTGATGAGATCCTGGCAGACATTAGGAACCTGGAGGATATCCAGAGGAGCCTTCCTCCTGGCTGCTACAACACAAAAGCCATCGAGTTACCCTGA